One region of Mycteria americana isolate JAX WOST 10 ecotype Jacksonville Zoo and Gardens chromosome 17, USCA_MyAme_1.0, whole genome shotgun sequence genomic DNA includes:
- the KYAT1 gene encoding kynurenine--oxoglutarate transaminase 1 isoform X2, translating to MSRPVQAQRLEGIDKNIWVEFVKLAATYSTVNLGQGFPDFPPPDFLKEAFMRALSEENYMLHQYTRAFGHPLLVKILAQFFGKLLGRDLDPMTNVMVTVGAYQALFCCFQAFVDEGNEVIIIEPFFDCYEPMVKMAGGTPVFVPLRPKPPKDGKLASSADWQLDPAELASKFSKRTKAIVLNSPNNPLGKVFSRGELELIADLCVKHDILCISDEVYEWLVYDGKEHIRIASLQGMWDRTVTIGSAGKTFSATGWKVGWSVGPNRLLQHLRTVHQNSVYHCATVAQEAVAQGFQRELELYGKPESYFVQLPKELQRKRDWLVQSLDAVGMKPIVPEGTYFLVADISEFKSDVPDVPDSDEPYDSRFAKWMIKNKGLAAIPLSAFYCGAHKNNYNHFIRFCFAKEEATLKAANDILQKWKREKTSP from the exons ATGTCAAGGCCAGTGCAAGCTCAGAGGCTGGAGGGAATAGACAAGAATATCTG ggtGGAGTTTGTAAAACTGGCTGCCACCTACTCCACAGTGAACCTGGGCCAGGGCTTCCCCGACTTCCCCCCACCGGACTTTCTGAAGGAGGCGTTCATGAGAGCCCTCAGCGAGGAGAACTACATGCTGCACCAGTACACCCGTGCCTTC GGCCACCCACTTCTGGTGAAGATCCTAGCTCAGTTTTTTGGGAAGCTGCTTGGACGAGACCTGGATCCTATGACCAATGTGATGGTGACTGTGGGGGCATACCAGGcccttttctgctgcttccaGGCTTTCGTTGATGAAGGCAATGAG GTGATAATCATTGAGCCCTTCTTTGACTGCTATGAGCCGATGGTGAAAATGGCTGGTGGGACGCCCGTGTTTGTCCCGCTGAGACCG AAACCTCCAAAAGATGGGAAATTGGCGTCTAGTGCAGACTGGCAGCTGGACCCGGCTGAACTGGCTTCTAAATTCAGCAAACGGACAAAAGCCATCGTCCTGAACTCACCCAACAACCCTCTGGGCAAG gtaTTCAGCCGAGGGGAGCTGGAGCTCATTGCAGACCTGTGTGTGAAGCACGACATCCTGTGCATCAGCGACGAAGTGTACGAGTGGCTGGTCTACGATGGGAAGGAGCACATCCGCATCG CCAGCTTGCAAGGGATGTGGGACCGCACGGTGACCATCGGGAGTGCTGGGAAAACCTTCAGTGCCACTGGATGGAAG GTGGGCTGGAGCGTGGGACCCAACCGGCTGCTGCAGCACCTCCGTACCGTGCACCAAAACTCAGTGTACCACTGTGCCACAGTTGCCCAG GAGGCCGTGGCTCAGGGTTTCCAGAGAGAGCTCGAGCTCTATGGGAAACCAGAAAGCTACTTCGTCCAACTGCCCAAGGAGCTGCAGCGGAAGAGAGACTGGCTGGTCCAGAGCCTGGATGCTGTGGGGATGAAACCCATCGTCCCCGAGGGCACCTACTTCTTGGTGGCAGACATCTCCGAGTTCA AATCCGacgtccctgatgtccccgaCTCCGATGAGCCCTACGACTCCAGATTTGCAAAATGGATGATCAAGAACAAG GGACTTGCCGCCATCCCGCTCTCCGCTTTCTACTGTGGGGCCCACAAGAACAACTACAACCATTTCATCCGGTTCTGCTTTGCAAAG GAGGAAGCCACACTGAAGGCAGCAAACGACATATTGCAAAAATGGAAACGGGAGAAAACTAGTCCCTGA
- the KYAT1 gene encoding kynurenine--oxoglutarate transaminase 1 isoform X1, protein MLRRAGPSLRHFLLERKSGAGYSSYSREAKMSRPVQAQRLEGIDKNIWVEFVKLAATYSTVNLGQGFPDFPPPDFLKEAFMRALSEENYMLHQYTRAFGHPLLVKILAQFFGKLLGRDLDPMTNVMVTVGAYQALFCCFQAFVDEGNEVIIIEPFFDCYEPMVKMAGGTPVFVPLRPKPPKDGKLASSADWQLDPAELASKFSKRTKAIVLNSPNNPLGKVFSRGELELIADLCVKHDILCISDEVYEWLVYDGKEHIRIASLQGMWDRTVTIGSAGKTFSATGWKVGWSVGPNRLLQHLRTVHQNSVYHCATVAQEAVAQGFQRELELYGKPESYFVQLPKELQRKRDWLVQSLDAVGMKPIVPEGTYFLVADISEFKSDVPDVPDSDEPYDSRFAKWMIKNKGLAAIPLSAFYCGAHKNNYNHFIRFCFAKEEATLKAANDILQKWKREKTSP, encoded by the exons ATGCTCAGGAGAGCGGGACCGTCTCTGCGTCACTTCTTGCTGGAGAGGAAGAGCGGTGCTGGATATAGCTCGTACTCCAGGGAG gcAAAAATGTCAAGGCCAGTGCAAGCTCAGAGGCTGGAGGGAATAGACAAGAATATCTG ggtGGAGTTTGTAAAACTGGCTGCCACCTACTCCACAGTGAACCTGGGCCAGGGCTTCCCCGACTTCCCCCCACCGGACTTTCTGAAGGAGGCGTTCATGAGAGCCCTCAGCGAGGAGAACTACATGCTGCACCAGTACACCCGTGCCTTC GGCCACCCACTTCTGGTGAAGATCCTAGCTCAGTTTTTTGGGAAGCTGCTTGGACGAGACCTGGATCCTATGACCAATGTGATGGTGACTGTGGGGGCATACCAGGcccttttctgctgcttccaGGCTTTCGTTGATGAAGGCAATGAG GTGATAATCATTGAGCCCTTCTTTGACTGCTATGAGCCGATGGTGAAAATGGCTGGTGGGACGCCCGTGTTTGTCCCGCTGAGACCG AAACCTCCAAAAGATGGGAAATTGGCGTCTAGTGCAGACTGGCAGCTGGACCCGGCTGAACTGGCTTCTAAATTCAGCAAACGGACAAAAGCCATCGTCCTGAACTCACCCAACAACCCTCTGGGCAAG gtaTTCAGCCGAGGGGAGCTGGAGCTCATTGCAGACCTGTGTGTGAAGCACGACATCCTGTGCATCAGCGACGAAGTGTACGAGTGGCTGGTCTACGATGGGAAGGAGCACATCCGCATCG CCAGCTTGCAAGGGATGTGGGACCGCACGGTGACCATCGGGAGTGCTGGGAAAACCTTCAGTGCCACTGGATGGAAG GTGGGCTGGAGCGTGGGACCCAACCGGCTGCTGCAGCACCTCCGTACCGTGCACCAAAACTCAGTGTACCACTGTGCCACAGTTGCCCAG GAGGCCGTGGCTCAGGGTTTCCAGAGAGAGCTCGAGCTCTATGGGAAACCAGAAAGCTACTTCGTCCAACTGCCCAAGGAGCTGCAGCGGAAGAGAGACTGGCTGGTCCAGAGCCTGGATGCTGTGGGGATGAAACCCATCGTCCCCGAGGGCACCTACTTCTTGGTGGCAGACATCTCCGAGTTCA AATCCGacgtccctgatgtccccgaCTCCGATGAGCCCTACGACTCCAGATTTGCAAAATGGATGATCAAGAACAAG GGACTTGCCGCCATCCCGCTCTCCGCTTTCTACTGTGGGGCCCACAAGAACAACTACAACCATTTCATCCGGTTCTGCTTTGCAAAG GAGGAAGCCACACTGAAGGCAGCAAACGACATATTGCAAAAATGGAAACGGGAGAAAACTAGTCCCTGA
- the SPOUT1 gene encoding 28S rRNA (uridine-N(3))-methyltransferase isoform X2, protein MADGGAAKRPKGVQAEERKVDWRRWKQERKAEKKKWKEMKLLKKLEKQRMRELAEKQAEKQEEQMEDKGRHYTLSVALPGSILDNAQSLELRTYLAGQIARACAIFCVDEIVVFDEHGEDVKYLRKSFFPKHEDLQFAGLLNPLDSPHHMRVDEDSEYREGVVLDRPTKPGRGSFVNCGMRKEVQIDRQLNAGLRVTVRLEEPQKSEAKVRKGTVVSSHHPRTVSGLYWGYSVRLASCLSAVFSECPFKEGYNLSIGTSERGSSVDQATLPSFRHALVVFGGLEGLEAGVDVDPNLEVTDPSVLFDFYLNTCPSQGSRTIRTEEALLISLSALRPHIDEAVKTPSDSKGRKTTDLAIS, encoded by the exons ATGGCGGACGGCGGCGCGGCGAAGCGGCCTAAAGGCGTGCAG GCTGAGGAGAGGAAGGTGGACTGGCGGCGCTGGAAGCAGGAGA ggaaagcagagaagaaaaaatggaaggaaatgaaGCTCCTGAAGAAGCTGGAAAAGCAGCGGATGCGGGAGCTGGCAGAAAAACAAGccgagaagcaggaggagcagaTGGAAGACAAAG GGCGGCACTACACGCTGAGCGTAGCTCTGCCAGGCTCTATCTTGGACAACGCCCAGTCACTGGAGCTGCGGACATACCTTGCTGGACAGATTGCTCGGGCCTGTGCCATCTTCTGTGTGGATGAGATCGTAGTGTTTGATGAGCATGGAGAAGATGTAAA GTACTTGAGGAAAtccttttttccaaaacatgagGATCTGCAGTTTGCAG GGCTGCTCAACCCCCTGGACAGCCCCCACCACATGCGGGTGGATGAGGATTCAGAGTACCGAGAAGGGGTAGTGTTGGACCGGCCAACTAAGCCAGGCAGAGGCTCTTTTGTTAACTGTGGGATGAGGAAG GAGGTGCAGATCGACAGACAGCTCAACGCCGGTCTGCGAGTCACTGTGCGCCTGGAGGAACCCCAGAAGTCAG AAGCTAAAGTGCGGAAAGGCACCGTGGTGTCCTCACACCACCCTCGGACAGTCTCAGGCTTGTACTGGGGTTACAGTGTCCGCCTTGCCTCCTGCCTGA GTGCTGTCTTTTCAGAGTGCCCGTTCAAGGAAGGCTACAATCTCTCTATTGGGACCTCAGAGCGGGGCAGCTCCGTGGACCAGGCCACTCTCCCCTCGTTCAG GCATGCCCTTGTCGTGTTTGGAGGTCTTGAGGGCTTGGAAGCTGGGGTTGATGTGGACCCAAACCTGGAGGTCACCGACCCAAGCGTCTTGTTTGACTTCTACCTGAACACTTGTCCCAGCCAAGGCAGCAGAACCATCCGGACAGAG GAAGCACTGCTGATCTCTCTGTCTGCGCTGAGACCCCACATCGATGAGGCTGTGAAGACACCCAGCGACAGCAAGGGAAGGAAAACCACTGACCTGGCCATCAGCTGA
- the SPOUT1 gene encoding 28S rRNA (uridine-N(3))-methyltransferase isoform X1: MADGGAAKRPKGVQAEERKVDWRRWKQERKAEKKKWKEMKLLKKLEKQRMRELAEKQAEKQEEQMEDKGRHYTLSVALPGSILDNAQSLELRTYLAGQIARACAIFCVDEIVVFDEHGEDVKSVEGDFEGIGRRGKACVQLARILQYLECPQYLRKSFFPKHEDLQFAGLLNPLDSPHHMRVDEDSEYREGVVLDRPTKPGRGSFVNCGMRKEVQIDRQLNAGLRVTVRLEEPQKSEAKVRKGTVVSSHHPRTVSGLYWGYSVRLASCLSAVFSECPFKEGYNLSIGTSERGSSVDQATLPSFRHALVVFGGLEGLEAGVDVDPNLEVTDPSVLFDFYLNTCPSQGSRTIRTEEALLISLSALRPHIDEAVKTPSDSKGRKTTDLAIS, translated from the exons ATGGCGGACGGCGGCGCGGCGAAGCGGCCTAAAGGCGTGCAG GCTGAGGAGAGGAAGGTGGACTGGCGGCGCTGGAAGCAGGAGA ggaaagcagagaagaaaaaatggaaggaaatgaaGCTCCTGAAGAAGCTGGAAAAGCAGCGGATGCGGGAGCTGGCAGAAAAACAAGccgagaagcaggaggagcagaTGGAAGACAAAG GGCGGCACTACACGCTGAGCGTAGCTCTGCCAGGCTCTATCTTGGACAACGCCCAGTCACTGGAGCTGCGGACATACCTTGCTGGACAGATTGCTCGGGCCTGTGCCATCTTCTGTGTGGATGAGATCGTAGTGTTTGATGAGCATGGAGAAGATGTAAA GAGCGTGGAGGGGGACTTTGAAGGAATTGGGAGGAGAGGCAAGGCTTGCGTGCAGCTGGCTCGGATCCTGCAGTACTTGGAGTGCCCTCA GTACTTGAGGAAAtccttttttccaaaacatgagGATCTGCAGTTTGCAG GGCTGCTCAACCCCCTGGACAGCCCCCACCACATGCGGGTGGATGAGGATTCAGAGTACCGAGAAGGGGTAGTGTTGGACCGGCCAACTAAGCCAGGCAGAGGCTCTTTTGTTAACTGTGGGATGAGGAAG GAGGTGCAGATCGACAGACAGCTCAACGCCGGTCTGCGAGTCACTGTGCGCCTGGAGGAACCCCAGAAGTCAG AAGCTAAAGTGCGGAAAGGCACCGTGGTGTCCTCACACCACCCTCGGACAGTCTCAGGCTTGTACTGGGGTTACAGTGTCCGCCTTGCCTCCTGCCTGA GTGCTGTCTTTTCAGAGTGCCCGTTCAAGGAAGGCTACAATCTCTCTATTGGGACCTCAGAGCGGGGCAGCTCCGTGGACCAGGCCACTCTCCCCTCGTTCAG GCATGCCCTTGTCGTGTTTGGAGGTCTTGAGGGCTTGGAAGCTGGGGTTGATGTGGACCCAAACCTGGAGGTCACCGACCCAAGCGTCTTGTTTGACTTCTACCTGAACACTTGTCCCAGCCAAGGCAGCAGAACCATCCGGACAGAG GAAGCACTGCTGATCTCTCTGTCTGCGCTGAGACCCCACATCGATGAGGCTGTGAAGACACCCAGCGACAGCAAGGGAAGGAAAACCACTGACCTGGCCATCAGCTGA
- the ENDOG gene encoding endonuclease G, mitochondrial, with product MLRGRWLLPGASLALGAGLGAALTARRRAEGDAAEGLLGRLPVVPAVAAAGPPALPGSGRAELTKYGLPGLAQLRSRESYVLCYDPRSRSALWVIEQLNRETLSGTSDRAGCDFQEDDSVHEYHRATNADYRGSGFDRGHLAAAANHKWSQKAMRDTFYLSNIAPQDPHLNQNAWNNLEKYSRSLARNNKNVYVCTGPLYLPRMEADGKMYVKYQVIGKNNVAVPTHFFKVLILEKESGEIELRSYVMPNSPVDEKIPLERFLVPIESIERASGLLFVPNILKRTSNLKAITAGNKR from the exons ATGCTGCGGGGCCGGTGGCTGCTGCCCGGCGCCTCGCTGGCCctgggcgcggggctgggggcggccctcaccgcccgccgccgggccgaGGGCGATGCGGCCGAGGGGCTGCTGGGCCGCTTGCCCGTGGTGCCCGCCGTGGCGGCGGCCGGtccgccggcgctgccgggctcGGGGCGGGCCGAGCTGACCAAGTACGGGCTGCCCGGGCTGGCGCAGCTGCGGAGCCGCGAGTCCTACGTGCTGTGCTACGACCCGCGGAGCCGCAGCGCGCTCTGGGTCATCGAGCAGCTCAACCGGGAGACGCTCAGCGGCACCTCCGACCGCGCCGGCTGCGACTTCCAGGAGGACGACTCGGTGCACGAGTACCACCGCGCCACCAACGCCGACTACCGCGGCAGCGGCTTCGACCGCGGGCACCTGGCCGCCGCCGCCAACCACAAGTGGAGCCAGAAAGCCATGCGGGACACCTTCTACCTCAGCAACATCGCCCCGCAG GATCCTCATTTAAACCAGAATGCCTGGAATAACCTCGAGAAGTACAGCAGAAGCTTGGCAAGGAACAACAAGAATGTCTATGTCTGCACAGGACCCCTTTACCTGCCCAG GATGGAGGCTGACGGGAAGATGTACGTCAAGTACCAGGTGATTGGGAAGAACAACGTGGCCGTCCCCACCCATTTCTTCAAGGTGCTCATCTTGGAAAAAGAGAGTGGGGAGATTGAGTTGCGCTCGTACGTGATGCCCAACAGCCCTGTGGATGAGAAAATCCCCCTGGAACGGTTCCTGGTTCCCATCGAGAGCATTGAGCGAGCCTCGGGGCTCCTCTTTGTCCCAAACATCTTGAAGAGAACAAGTAACTTGAAAGCCATCACAGCTGGAAACAAGCGCTGA